Proteins from a genomic interval of Helicoverpa armigera isolate CAAS_96S chromosome 9, ASM3070526v1, whole genome shotgun sequence:
- the LOC110372617 gene encoding neuferricin homolog isoform X1, with protein sequence MVVGLLSNMKLLISVAVVTCAYLYREELKFYYDSFLNPVEDKPGIFTATKLAQYDGVTHKSLYLAVLGTVFDVTEGKRHYKEGASYNYFIGKDGSRSLVSGDFQDESNERDHVMDLSCTEILTVINWRDTFKKKYKQVGVLIGRYYDEDGQETFYMEELFNKIQECQEEKEKSRKEDQKYPPCNIAWSADEGTKVWCTTSSGGIKRSWTGVPRQLFTPGVEKPRCVCLNEADQGSAGLIKEYDNCPKSSVECKVQT encoded by the exons ATGGTTGTTGGTCTATTAAGCAACATGAAGTTGTTAATATCTGTAGCAGTAGTTACGTGCGCATACTTGTATCGCGAGGAACTGAAATTCTACTATGACAGTTTTTTGAATCCCGTCGAAGATAAACCCGGGATCTTCACCGCAACTAAACTTGCGCAATATGATGGGGTAACGCATAAAAGTCTGTATTTAGCTGTATTAGGTACAGTCTTTGACGTTACAGAAGGTAAAAGACATTATAAAGAGGGTGCTTCATACAATTATTTCATAG GCAAAGATGGTTCAAGATCTCTTGTCAGCGGGGATTTCCAGGATGAAAGCAATGAAAGGGACCATGTTATGGACTTGTCCTGTACTGAAATACTCACGGTTATCAATTGGAGAGATACATTTAAGAAAAAGTATAAACAAGTTG GAGTTCTGATAGGAAGGTACTATGACGAAGATGGCCAGGAGACTTTCTATATGGAAGAGTTGTTCAATAAAATCCAGGAATGTCAAGAAGAGAAAGAAAAGTCAAGGAAAGAAGATCAGAAATATCCTCCATGTAATATAGCGTGGAGTGCTGATGAAGGCACTAAAGTGTGGTGCACAACATCaag tgGAGGCATTAAAAGGAGTTGGACTGGGGTTCCTCGACAACTCTTCACTCCTGGTGTGGAAAAGCCTCGCTGTGTGTGCCTGAATGAAGCTGATCAAGGTTCTGCAGGTCTTATCAAAGAATATGACAACTGTCCTAAATCATCTGTAGAGTGCAAGGTTcaaacttaa
- the LOC110372617 gene encoding neuferricin isoform X2 produces MTIYSFSERKGKDGSRSLVSGDFQDESNERDHVMDLSCTEILTVINWRDTFKKKYKQVGVLIGRYYDEDGQETFYMEELFNKIQECQEEKEKSRKEDQKYPPCNIAWSADEGTKVWCTTSSGGIKRSWTGVPRQLFTPGVEKPRCVCLNEADQGSAGLIKEYDNCPKSSVECKVQT; encoded by the exons ATGACGATTTACAGTTTTTCAGAAAGAAAAG GCAAAGATGGTTCAAGATCTCTTGTCAGCGGGGATTTCCAGGATGAAAGCAATGAAAGGGACCATGTTATGGACTTGTCCTGTACTGAAATACTCACGGTTATCAATTGGAGAGATACATTTAAGAAAAAGTATAAACAAGTTG GAGTTCTGATAGGAAGGTACTATGACGAAGATGGCCAGGAGACTTTCTATATGGAAGAGTTGTTCAATAAAATCCAGGAATGTCAAGAAGAGAAAGAAAAGTCAAGGAAAGAAGATCAGAAATATCCTCCATGTAATATAGCGTGGAGTGCTGATGAAGGCACTAAAGTGTGGTGCACAACATCaag tgGAGGCATTAAAAGGAGTTGGACTGGGGTTCCTCGACAACTCTTCACTCCTGGTGTGGAAAAGCCTCGCTGTGTGTGCCTGAATGAAGCTGATCAAGGTTCTGCAGGTCTTATCAAAGAATATGACAACTGTCCTAAATCATCTGTAGAGTGCAAGGTTcaaacttaa